The Lycium barbarum isolate Lr01 chromosome 9, ASM1917538v2, whole genome shotgun sequence genome has a segment encoding these proteins:
- the LOC132609180 gene encoding F-box protein At4g18380-like has product MGSSKSDVSRSTMMIYPEPIDHFDNLPDPLLLLVFNKIGDVKTLGRCCSVCTRFHSLVPQVDNVVVRVDCVISDDNNNNNNEHFNGSGSSSTGSGHKSSLHPISTLFRLLIKPFLSLTQLISISRNRCNNASSILDDGFDQFEKNSVTHHSPTQVLKNFDEIKELKIELPSGELGIDEGGLLKWRADFGSTLDNCVILGASSVMNNSTNLVDVQCGNDGNDNDDISSVIAQVGSGESNISGEMVDNGSIPESFYTNGGLKLRVVWTISSLIAASARHYLLQPIISEHKKLESLVLTDVDGQGVLCMDKEQLEELRVKPLSASSASKRTMVPALNMRLWYAAHLELPDGTVLKGATLVAIRPSEQQGNKKEVVGGDGNWVGEAFEEPYGTAARMLVKRRTYCLEMNSF; this is encoded by the coding sequence ATGGGTTCATCAAAGTCAGATGTGAGTCGGTCAACGATGATGATCTATCCAGAACCCATTGACCATTTCGACAACTTACCTGATCCACTTCTCCTCTTAGTTTTCAACAAGATCGGTGATGTTAAAACACTTGGTAGATGTTGTTCTGTTTGTACTAGGTTCCATTCACTTGTCCCTCAAGTTGACAACGTTGTTGTCCGTGTTGATTGTGTCATTTctgatgacaacaacaacaacaacaatgaacaTTTTAATGGATCCGGGTCTTCTTCTACCGGGTCGGGTCATAAATCATCACTTCACCCGATTTCGACTCTTTTTCGACTTCTTATTAAACCCTTTTTGTCACTTACTCAACTGATTTCCATTTCAAGAAATCGATGTAATAATGCTTCTTCAATTCTTGATGATGGTTTTGATCAGTTTGAGAAGAATTCGGTTACCCACCATTCACCTACCCAAGTTTTGAAGAATTTTGATGAGATTAAGGAGCTTAAGATTGAATTGCCTAGTGGTGAATTGGGTATTGATGAGGGTGGTTTGCTTAAATGGAGAGCTGATTTTGGTTCCACTCTTGATAATTGTGTTATTCTTGGGGCATCGTCGGTGATGAATAATAGCACTAATCTAGTCGATGTACAGTGCGGTAATGATGGTAACGACAACGAcgacatatccagtgtaatcgcacaagtggggtctggggaaagTAACATTAGTGGAGAAATGGTGGATAATGGGAGTATACCCGAGTCGTTTTACACGAATGGGGGTTTGAAATTGCGCGTTGTGTGGACGATTAGTTCGTTAATAGCGGCTTCCGCGAGGCATTATCTGCTTCAACCGATTATATCGGAGCACAAGAAGCTTGAGAGTTTGGTTTTGACTGATGTTGATGGACAAGGAGTGTTGTGTATGGATAAGGAGCAGTTAGAGGAGTTGAGGGTGAAGCCTCTTTCGGCTTCATCAGCCTCGAAAAGGACTATGGTGCCAGCATTGAATATGAGGTTATGGTATGCAGCACATTTGGAATTGCCTGATGGGACGGTGCTTAAAGGGGCGACGTTGGTAGCGATAAGGCCTAGTGAACAACAGGGTAATAAGAAAGAGGTGGTTGGAGGAGATGGGAATTGGGTGGGGGAAGCATTTGAGGAGCCGTATGGGACGGCTGCGAGGATGTTGGTTAAGAGGAGGACTTACTGTTTGGAGATGAACTCGTTTTGA